From Glycine max cultivar Williams 82 chromosome 11, Glycine_max_v4.0, whole genome shotgun sequence, the proteins below share one genomic window:
- the LOC102669007 gene encoding protein FAR1-RELATED SEQUENCE 5: protein MKLSAGKLQPPIQGYKKKKKKAGVVVKQCFVFMCIFRRIDGHRKMLASDIMQVENYRKVGIRPPHMYAAFANQCGGYEKVGFIRKDIYNEEGRMRRQHSSDARGALKYLYDLRKKEPMMYVSCTADEESRLQRLFWSDTESQLLYQVFGDVLAFDATYKKNKYLCPFVVFSGVNHHNQTIVFAAAIVTDETEETYVWLLEQLLVAMKGKAPCSIITDGDLAMRNAITRVMPGVSHRLCAWHLLRNALSHVRDKHLLKWLKKLMLGDFEVVEFEEKWKEMVATFELEDNSWIAELYERRMKWSTAHLRGRFFAGIRTTSRCEAFHAHVAKYVHSRTNLTDFVEQFQRCLTYFRYRAVVADYSSTYGKEVLQTNLRSLERSGDELFTKEMFQLFQSYLCRTIKLRVVDCKEMATFSVFTVVKYCSGSVWCVSHCPSTVEFTCTCMRMQSIGLPCDHILAVLVSLNFMELPSSLVLNRWSKLVTEQIKDKYPDSAMYWDSQLMARYATLVEVSREVCAAAYRDEEEYDKMLHFLSNEATRLKSKQNSEHCVDDNQTHQQDDDFAGILDPVVVRSKGCGQVGMDEIGRQRRIQKCRQCGGIGHNKHSCTNRPRNVNGCNDYNLYFVNVEQNAGATDTVICCWGGLLWFRGPEPPMKKKKEKLEDY, encoded by the exons ATGAAGTTGTCCGCAG GAAAGTTACAACCTCCGATACAAggatacaaaaagaaaaaaaagaaagcaggTGTGGTTGTGAAGCAATGTTTCGTGTTCATGTGCATTTTTCGACGGATCGATG GACATAGGAAGATGTTGGCATCTGATATTATGcaagttgaaaattatagaaaagTTGGCATTAGACCTCCGCACATGTACGCAGCATTTGCCAATCAATGTGGTGGATATGAGAAGGTGGGGTTTATCAGGAAAGATATTTACAATGAAGAAGGGCGCATGAGGAGGCAACATAGTTCAGATGCAAGGGGTGCATTGAAGTATTTATATGATTTACGCAAGAAAGAGCCAATGATGTATGTTTCATGCACCGCAGATGAAGAGTCAAGACTACAACGATTGTTTTGGTCTGATACTGAGAGCCAATTGCTTTATCAGGTATTTGGTGACGTTCTGGCATTTGATGCCACttacaagaaaaataagtatttgtGCCCTTTTGTTGTTTTCTCTGGTGTGAACCACCATAATCAGACAATAGTTTTTGCTGCTGCTATTGTGACTGATGAGACAGAAGAAACATATGTTTGGTTGTTAGAACAGTTGTTGGTAGCAATGAAAGGAAAAGCTCCCTGTTCAATAATAACTGATGGAGATCTGGCTATGAGGAATGCTATAACAAGAGTCATGCCAGGTGTTTCTCACAGATTGTGTGCGTGGCACTTATTGCGTAATGCATTGAGCCATGTCCGAGACAAACATCTTTTGAAATGGTTGAAGAAACTAATGCTTGGTGATTTTGAAGTGGTGGAATTCGAAGAAAAATGGAAAGAGATGGTTGCTACGTTTGAATTGGAAGACAATAGTTGGATTGCTGAACTTTATGAAAGACGGATGAAGTGGTCTACTGCCCATTTGAGGGGTCGTTTTTTTGCGGGCATACGGACAACATCTCGTTGTGAGGCTTTCCATGCACATGTTGCAAAATATGTTCATTCACGCACCAATTTAACCGATTTTGTAGAACAATTTCAAAGGTGCCTGACATATTTTCGATATAGAGCGGTTGTGGCAGATTATTCGTCAACATACGGGAAAGAAGTTTTGCAAACAAATCTTCGATCTCTTGAGCGGTCTGGTGATGAATTGTTTACAAAGGAGATGTTTCAACTTTTTCAGTCTTATCTATGTAGGACTATTAAGCTAAGAGTCGTTGATTGCAAAGAGATGGCCACGTTTTCAGTTTTCACAGTTGTCAAGTATTGTAGTGGAAGTGTTTGGTGTGTGTCGCATTGCCCATCAACGGTTGAGTTTACATGTACTTGTATGAGAATGCAATCCATTGGTCTTCCATGTGATCACATATTGGCTGTGTtggtttctttaaattttatggaGTTGCCAAGTAGTTTGGTTTTGAATAGGTGGTCCAAACTTGTCACCGAACAGATTAAAGACAAATATCCGGATTCCGCAATGTATTGGGATTCGCAATTGATGGCCAGGTATGCCACTTTGGTTGAAGTTTCTAGAGAAGTTTGTGCAGCCGCATATCGTGATGAAGAGGAGTATGACAAAATGTTGCATTTCCTATCCAATGAGGCTACAAGGCTGAAGTCGAAGCAAAACAGCGAACATTGTGTTGATGATAATCAGACGCACCAACAAGATGATGATTTTGCAGGTATTTTAGACCCTGTTGTGGTTCGAAGTAAAGGATGCGGACAGGTCGGAATGGATGAAATTGGCAGACAAAGGAGAATCCAAAAGTGTCGGCAATGTGGTGGAATTGGCCACAACAAGCATTCTTGCACCAACCGTCCTCGAAATGTAAATGGTT GTAATGATTAcaatttgtattttgttaatgTTGAACAAAATGCAGGAGCCACAGACACAGTCATTTGTTGCTG GGGTGGACTACTCTGGTTTCGAGGACCAGAACCTcctatgaagaagaagaaggagaagctaGAG GATTATTGA